A section of the Burkholderia mallei ATCC 23344 genome encodes:
- the chrA gene encoding chromate efflux transporter, translated as MHASRFAIGRAWPVFVAFLRLGVTSFGGPIAHLGYFREEFVVRRRWLSERSYADLVGLCQFLPGPASSQVGIAIGLSRAGYAGALAAWAGFTLPSAIAMIAFAYGVAGAAGRALAPGALHGLKIVSAAVVAQAVWGMARNLCPDARRVTIMTAATGVALVVPSTWTQLAVIAGAGCIGLLHVDHARDGAHEPLPISLGRRAGACCLALFVALLVGLPLAARASGSHALGIADAFYRAGALVFGGGHVVLPLLQASVVAPGWVGGQTFLAGYGAAQAVPGPLFTFAAFLGASMKDAPSGWLGGALALAAIFAPSFLLVAGAIPFWERWRTNARMQAALAGVNAAVVGLLLAALYQPVWTGAILAPRDFVAALVAFVALTFWRVPPWGVVIVAGVAGWVVFSV; from the coding sequence ATGCACGCATCCCGCTTCGCCATCGGCCGCGCCTGGCCCGTCTTCGTCGCGTTCCTGCGTCTGGGCGTCACGTCGTTCGGCGGCCCGATCGCCCACCTGGGCTATTTCCGCGAAGAATTCGTCGTCCGCCGACGCTGGCTCAGCGAGCGCAGCTACGCCGATCTCGTCGGCCTCTGCCAGTTCCTGCCCGGCCCGGCGAGCAGCCAGGTCGGCATCGCGATCGGCCTGTCGCGCGCGGGCTACGCGGGCGCGCTCGCCGCGTGGGCGGGCTTCACGCTGCCGTCCGCGATCGCGATGATCGCGTTCGCGTACGGCGTCGCCGGCGCGGCGGGCCGGGCGCTCGCGCCGGGCGCGCTGCACGGGCTGAAGATCGTGTCGGCGGCCGTCGTCGCGCAGGCCGTCTGGGGCATGGCGCGCAACCTGTGCCCCGACGCGCGGCGCGTGACGATCATGACGGCCGCGACGGGCGTCGCGCTCGTCGTGCCATCGACATGGACACAGCTCGCCGTCATCGCGGGCGCGGGCTGCATCGGGCTGCTGCACGTCGATCACGCGCGCGACGGCGCGCACGAGCCGCTGCCGATCTCGCTCGGCCGCCGCGCCGGCGCGTGCTGCCTCGCGCTGTTCGTCGCGCTGCTCGTCGGCCTGCCGCTCGCCGCGCGCGCGTCGGGCAGCCATGCGCTCGGGATCGCCGACGCGTTCTATCGCGCGGGCGCGCTCGTGTTCGGCGGCGGGCACGTCGTGCTGCCGCTGCTGCAGGCGTCGGTCGTCGCGCCCGGCTGGGTCGGCGGCCAGACGTTTCTCGCGGGCTACGGCGCCGCGCAGGCCGTGCCCGGCCCGCTCTTCACGTTCGCGGCTTTTCTCGGCGCATCGATGAAGGACGCGCCGTCGGGCTGGCTCGGCGGCGCGCTCGCGCTCGCCGCGATCTTCGCGCCGTCGTTCCTGCTCGTCGCGGGCGCGATCCCGTTCTGGGAACGCTGGCGAACGAACGCGCGGATGCAGGCGGCGCTCGCGGGCGTCAACGCGGCCGTCGTCGGCCTCTTGCTCGCCGCGCTCTATCAGCCGGTGTGGACGGGCGCGATCCTCGCGCCGCGCGACTTCGTCGCGGCGCTCGTCGCGTTCGTCGCGCTGACGTTCTGGCGCGTGCCGCCGTGGGGCGTGGTGATCGTCGCGGGCGTCGCGGGGTGGGTCGTCTTTTCGGTTTAA
- a CDS encoding DUF962 domain-containing protein, giving the protein MRTLVDQLAQYAAYHRDARNIATHLVGIPMIVVAVTVLLSRPTFGAWGAFALTPAALVALAAALFYLRLDLRFGVAMAALLALSLWAGRALAAQTTALWLGTGLGLFFVGWVIQFVGHYFEGRKPAFVDDLIGLIVGPLFVVAEVAFFAGLRGDVRDAVERRVGPVRVGARNARV; this is encoded by the coding sequence ATGAGGACCTTGGTCGACCAACTCGCGCAGTACGCGGCCTATCACCGCGACGCACGCAACATCGCGACGCATCTCGTCGGCATTCCGATGATCGTCGTCGCGGTGACGGTGTTGCTGTCGCGGCCGACGTTCGGCGCATGGGGCGCGTTCGCGCTCACGCCCGCGGCGCTCGTCGCGCTCGCGGCGGCGCTTTTCTATCTGCGGCTCGACCTGCGCTTCGGCGTCGCGATGGCCGCGCTGCTCGCGCTGAGCCTCTGGGCCGGCCGCGCGCTTGCCGCGCAGACGACCGCGCTCTGGCTCGGCACGGGGCTCGGGCTCTTTTTCGTCGGCTGGGTGATCCAGTTCGTCGGCCATTACTTCGAAGGCCGCAAGCCCGCGTTCGTCGACGACCTGATCGGGCTCATCGTCGGCCCGCTGTTCGTCGTCGCCGAGGTTGCGTTCTTCGCCGGCTTGCGCGGCGACGTGCGCGACGCGGTCGAGCGGCGCGTCGGGCCGGTGCGTGTCGGCGCGCGCAACGCGCGCGTCTGA
- a CDS encoding Crp/Fnr family transcriptional regulator, whose translation MHPLFEPYRPQLDAHPWFGALPAELRDALTAAALPRRLVTGQVLFRRGDAPCGLYAVLSGALSVGAVDASGKEALLTVAEPTTWFGEIALFDELPRTHDAIALEDALLMHVPQAALQQLLDETPRYWRYFALLMAQKLRMSFMNVEALTLMPAAQRLAARLLMIAEGYGGIGTRHRRIRLSQERLGAMLSLTRQTANQLLKDLAARGVVRLHVGEIEVVDLDALRAASGAANRARSDGAGGAGGAGGTNEA comes from the coding sequence ATGCATCCGCTCTTCGAACCCTACCGCCCCCAGCTCGACGCGCACCCGTGGTTCGGCGCGCTGCCCGCCGAGCTGCGCGACGCGCTCACGGCGGCCGCGCTGCCGCGCCGTCTCGTGACGGGCCAGGTGCTGTTCCGCCGCGGCGACGCGCCATGCGGGCTCTATGCGGTGCTGAGCGGCGCGCTGTCGGTGGGCGCCGTCGACGCGAGCGGCAAGGAAGCGCTTCTCACGGTCGCCGAGCCGACGACGTGGTTCGGCGAAATCGCGCTCTTCGACGAACTGCCGCGCACGCACGATGCGATCGCGCTCGAAGACGCGCTGCTGATGCACGTTCCGCAAGCCGCGCTGCAGCAACTGCTCGACGAAACGCCGCGTTACTGGCGATATTTTGCGCTTTTGATGGCGCAGAAGCTGCGCATGTCGTTCATGAACGTCGAGGCGCTGACGCTGATGCCGGCCGCGCAGCGGCTCGCGGCGCGGCTGCTGATGATCGCGGAAGGCTACGGCGGGATCGGCACCCGGCATCGGCGGATCCGGCTATCGCAGGAACGGCTCGGCGCGATGCTTTCGCTGACGCGGCAAACGGCGAACCAGTTGCTGAAGGATCTGGCGGCGCGCGGCGTCGTGAGGCTGCATGTCGGCGAAATCGAGGTCGTCGATCTGGATGCGCTGCGCGCGGCGAGCGGCGCGGCGAACCGCGCGCGGAGCGACGGGGCGGGCGGCGCGGGCGGTGCCGGCGGGACGAATGAAGCATAG
- a CDS encoding 2-dehydropantoate 2-reductase, whose protein sequence is MATICVYGAGAVGCYLGGRLLAGGADVALIGRARIGDELRAHGLALSDYRGRDVRVPPSAIAFSTADAALATAELVLVTVKSAATPAVGAALARIARPGAVVISFQNGVRNADVLRAALPGATVLAGMVPFNVIARGEGRFHQGTAGALQAEAAPALRRFAAAFERAGLPLVPCEDMRAVQWAKLLLNLNNAINALANRPLKEELAARSYRRCLALAQTEALRVLSAAQIRPARLTPLPAAWVPRVLSVPDPLFARLGRKMLEIDPLARSSMSDDLAAKRATEIDWINGEIVRLAGQLGCAAPVNARLCALVHEAERAAARPAWGGDALLAELREAARAG, encoded by the coding sequence ATGGCGACGATCTGCGTCTATGGCGCGGGCGCGGTCGGCTGCTATCTCGGCGGCCGGCTGCTCGCGGGCGGCGCGGATGTCGCGCTGATCGGCCGCGCGCGGATCGGCGACGAGTTGCGCGCGCACGGGCTCGCGCTGTCCGATTATCGCGGCCGCGACGTGCGCGTGCCGCCATCCGCGATTGCGTTCTCGACGGCGGATGCGGCGCTCGCCACCGCCGAACTCGTGCTCGTCACGGTGAAATCGGCGGCGACGCCCGCCGTCGGCGCGGCGCTCGCACGCATCGCGCGGCCCGGCGCGGTCGTCATCAGTTTTCAGAACGGCGTGCGCAACGCGGACGTGCTGCGCGCCGCGCTGCCCGGCGCGACGGTGCTTGCCGGCATGGTGCCGTTCAACGTCATCGCGCGCGGCGAGGGCCGATTCCATCAAGGCACGGCGGGCGCGCTGCAGGCCGAGGCCGCGCCCGCGCTGCGCCGCTTCGCGGCCGCGTTCGAGCGCGCGGGGCTGCCGCTCGTGCCGTGCGAGGACATGCGCGCGGTTCAGTGGGCGAAGTTGCTGCTCAATCTCAACAACGCGATCAACGCGCTCGCGAACCGGCCGCTGAAGGAGGAACTCGCGGCGCGCAGCTATCGGCGCTGTCTCGCGCTCGCGCAGACCGAGGCGCTGCGCGTGCTGTCGGCGGCGCAGATTCGTCCCGCCCGGCTCACGCCGTTGCCGGCCGCGTGGGTGCCGCGGGTGCTGAGCGTGCCGGACCCGCTGTTCGCGCGGCTCGGCCGGAAGATGCTCGAGATCGATCCGCTCGCGCGTTCGTCGATGTCCGATGATCTGGCTGCGAAACGCGCGACCGAGATCGACTGGATCAACGGCGAGATCGTGCGCCTTGCCGGGCAGCTCGGGTGCGCGGCGCCCGTCAACGCACGCCTTTGCGCGCTCGTCCACGAGGCGGAGCGCGCTGCGGCGCGGCCGGCGTGGGGCGGCGACGCGCTGCTCGCCGAATTGCGCGAGGCGGCGCGGGCGGGATAG